Genomic DNA from Candidatus Sulfurimonas marisnigri:
GACACTTTAGCTGAACTTTTAAATATTTCAGATAAAGCGACTTTCTCTGCTTCACTTCAAAAAAATTATAGTAGCATTTATACTAGTAAAAATGCTAAAATGGCTGATGTACTAGACAACATCTCTACTGCTTCTTTATAGTAGTAATTAACTAAGCGAGCAGGCTCGTTTAGTTAACCTCTAAGCTCTTACACCAAATCAGGAATTTTCATCTTATATAGACTTACTTTAATTCTTATTTTTTCCATTAGTTTTTTAAATGCCTCAGCACTTGAGTACAAACAAAAAGCAGATAATCTTAATTTGTCAGAATCTAGATATTGGAATTTACTACTTCATAATGTAGATGGACGAAGTGAAATAGATGATGCTAATTTTTTCTTTGCTCAAGATGGTAAAACTAATGCAAAAAGTGAACTTCATGCAACAATAGATGCACTCCTAAATGAAACAAAATTTGATGATAACTCTAGTGCATGTAAATTTCCAGCAAGAAAAGCTTGGATTAGTGAGCAACTTAGCATTTCAGAGTTTGCACATGTGGAGTGCACAGAGTATAAAAATATACTCAACAGATTAAATCCAAAGTCAGCAACACTTGTCTTTCCATCAGCGCATATAAACTCACCTGCATCCATGTTTGGTCATACATTTTTACGTATAAACTCTGCTTACAACTCTAAACTACTCTCATATGCTGTAAACTATGCAGCAAATGCAAATCCAGATAAAGAAAATGCTGCTATCTTTGCTATCAAAGGTTTATTTGGAGGCTACTACGGAAAGTATTCTCTACTTCCATACTATGATAAACTAAAAGAGTATAGAGACAGTGAGCAAAGGGATATTTGGGAGTATGATTTAAATCTAAAGGAAGATGAAGTTATTAATATGGTTAGACATATTTGGGAACTAAACGGAACGCACTCAAACTATTATTTTTTTACCGAAAATTGCTCCTACAATATGCTATGGTTCTTAGAAGTAGCTAGGCCAACTTTACATTTAAAAGAGTATTTTAACTATCAGGTCACCCCTCTTGAAACTGTGCATGCTTGTAAAGCTGAGGGTATTATCGAGGATAATTTTTATAGACCTTCTAAAAGAACTACCTTGTTAAAGTATGAAGAGTTACTTAATGAAGAGTACGTAAAGACACCGCTTGAATTGGTTAATACCAATATTAATCAACAGGATATTATAGATAATACAGATATAGATATTCAACAAAAAAGATATATATTAGAGGCTGCTATTGAACTACTTGAATACAGACGAAGTAAAAATAAAATCACAAAAGAGAAATACTTAACTCTATTTCATGATATTTCAAAAGCAAGGTCAACATTGGGACAAGGGGAAAATCTATATATACAAACTCCTCCAAATCCTATAGATAGCCATAGAGCGATAAGAACATCTATCGGCTTTGGTTATAGAGAAGGAGAATCTATAAGCTTTTTAGGGCTTCGTCCCTCATATCACAGTTTGCAAGATAGTAATTATGGCTTTTTACGAGGCACACAGATAGAGTTTATGAACTTTGAACTTTCATATTCAGATAAACAAATAGAAGTAGAAGATGCGACGATACTCTCTATTGTTTCGCTTGCTCAAAGATCTGATTTTTTTGAAAATTTATCATGGAGAACAAAGTTTGGTTGGGATAAAAATTCTCTTGATGAAACAGCAAATTTTATAGGTACAGTTGGCGTTGGCTTTAGTTGGGGAAATGAGTTTGCTTTCATTTACGCAATGACAGATCCTCTCTTTTATCTTGATGGTGAATTTAAATCTGCAATTGGTGCCAGTCTTGGTGCTGTAATTGATGGAGAGAGTTATATGAGTACAAATATGGAGATTACAAGAAGATGGTACGATACAGGAGATGAGCAACTATTAATAGGGGTATATCAAAGTTTTAGACTATCTCAAAACACACAACTAATGTTTAGCTATGACTACAAAGAGAGATTAAACTTTGATTTAAAGAGGCAAGAGGGCACTATAAAGTTTAATATAAATTACTATTTCTAGCTTTATATAAGTTTTAACATATATCCATCAGAAGTTTTGTCGAGTTTGTATCTGTAAAGTCCATCTAGTTCTATAACCGCTCTATAGTATCCGTCGTGATTTCCAATTCTAATCTTATTAAAAATATTTTTAGGATTACTTTTCATATAACTTTTCATACTGCTATCTCTTTTAAAATCTAACACTACTCTGTGTGGATCAACAAGTAAAAAGTTTCTTATCATACTGTCTGAAGTTATAATCTTTAAATTTTTGCCAGAAGAGTAGAATTTTAAATATGCAGTTGATGCAATTTGTTTATACTCTATACTTTTCTTTACAGATTCCTTTTTGCTCATTACGATTGGTTCAGATGTTGGTGATGAACCATAGTCCTGCGATACAAAAATAGGCAAATGCCAGTCAACGGAGTTGTCCAGTTCTATGCTTTTAGTCTCTAGTGAACCATCTAAGTTTTTATACTCGATTGTTACTTTTTGAAGAATTCTAGCTTGTGCAGGTAGAGTGATTGTTGCTCTCTTAAGAGGGTCTTTATCTATGTTTTCATTAGATGTAAAAGGGATATCTTTTTCGCCATTAGATGGGAAAAAAGGATTTTCGCGAGCATATAAAGTTATAAGTAAAAAAATAGATATAAACAAAACTTTAATCAAAACTACCCCTAATTTTTCAAGTATTATAACAAGTTAATTATAATTTTGTGCTATTGAGCAGAAATCTCTTTTAGTTCAAAATATTCTCTTTGAAGCTCTGCATTTTCATCTTTTAGTCTATATATTTCACCTTGAAGATACTCTTCATAATCTTGAAGTCCGAAAAGAACTTCTAGTGAATTTGTACCATAAAGCAATATACCAAGATATATTCCAATTGAAAGTACTATAAGTACTAATATCAAAAACTTTGCTACCGATAACCCGAGATACTTTTGAGTTATACTCTGAGTATCATCTATGCCATCATAAAGTTCTTCATCATTCATATAAGCACCTATAAGATTATTGGTCTTAATTAAAAATTGCTGAGCCTAAGTATTCACCATATACTATTTCATTTTCTATTTCTAAAAGACGGTTATACTTAGCAGTTCTCTCGCCTCTTGCAGTAGAACCTGTTTTTATCTGACCACAGTTAAGTGCTACAGCGAAATCGGCAATAAAAGCATCTTCACTCTCACCAGAACGATGACTCATAACACAAGTATAGCCGTTTCTTTGGGCAAGACGAACTGTTAACATTGTTTCTGAAACTGAACCAATTTGATTTGGTTTAATTAATATTGAATTTGCAATACCTTTTTGTATACCCTCGTTTAAAATATTTACATTAGTAACAAAAAGGTCATCACCAACAATCTGAATTTTATCACCAAGCTTTTCAGTCATTAATTTAAATCCGTCCCAGTCATCTTCACTTAGTCCATCTTCAATAGACACAATTGGATATTTAGAACATAGGTCAGCATAATATTCAACTAATTCTGCTGAAGTTACTGTGCGGTTTTCAGACTCCAATCTATAACCACCATCAACAACAAGCTCAGATGCTGCAACATCCATAGCTATTCCCATATGCTCTCCAGCTTTGTATCCGGCTTTCTCAATAGCTTCCATAATAATTTGGATTGGCTCTTCATTTGATCCTAAATCAGGTGCGAAGCCACCTTCATCGCCAAGTGCAGTATTGTGCTTTTTAGCTTTTAAAATAGCTTTTAAATTGTGATAAACTTCAGCAGATGCTCTTAAGCCTTCAGTAAAATCTTCAAATCCCATAGGAACAATCATATACTCTTGAAAATCAACTGAGTTATCAGCGTGTGAACCGCCATTGATAATATTTAACATTGGAGTTGGTAAAACCATAGCGTTTGCGCCACCAAGATAACGATATAGTGGAATGCCTAAGCTTTTAGCAGCAGCGCGTGCAACAGCCATAGAAACTCCTAGAACTGCATTAGCACCTAGATTGCCATAGTTTTCAGTTCCATCAAGCTGTTTCATTTCAGCATCAATTACAGCTTGGTTAAATGGTGAAAGACCAATTAGTACATCAGATATTTGACTGTTAACATTTTCAACTGCCTTAAGGACACCTTTACCCATATATCTGTCGCCGCCATCACGTAGCTCTAGAGCTTCACGCTTGCCAGTACTTGCACCTGAAGGTACGATTGCACTCTCAACTGTTCCATCACTTAACGTTACAGTTGCTTTAACTGTTGGATTTCCACGAGAATCCATTACTTCAATTGCACTTACGCTATCTATAAACATTATGTATCCGCCTCTTTATTTTAATTTTATCTTATAAGCAAATTATTGATCTGCTTCTTCTATTTCTGATGTATCCATAGTCATTAGATTACTAATGCCCATTGCTACTTTTATTTTTTCTTCTATTTCGCGAGCTAATTCAGGCTCATCTTTAAACTTGGCTTTAACATTTTCACGCCCTTGACCAAGTTTTGTCTCTTCATAAGAAAACCAAGCACCAGATTTATCTATTATGTCTAATTTAACACCATAGTCAACAAGCTCACCCTCTTTAGAGATACCTTCGCCGAACATTATATCAAATTCAGCCTGACGAAATGGTGGTGCCACTTTGTTTTTTATTACTTTTGCCTTAACTCGGTTACCAATCTGACTCTCTCCCTGCTTTAATGATGCTATTCTTCTAACATCTATCCTTACAGAAGCGTAAAACTTCAGTGCATTACCACCTGTTGTAGTCTCTGGAGAACCGTAGCCCATCATTCCTATTTT
This window encodes:
- a CDS encoding DUF4105 domain-containing protein — protein: MSESRYWNLLLHNVDGRSEIDDANFFFAQDGKTNAKSELHATIDALLNETKFDDNSSACKFPARKAWISEQLSISEFAHVECTEYKNILNRLNPKSATLVFPSAHINSPASMFGHTFLRINSAYNSKLLSYAVNYAANANPDKENAAIFAIKGLFGGYYGKYSLLPYYDKLKEYRDSEQRDIWEYDLNLKEDEVINMVRHIWELNGTHSNYYFFTENCSYNMLWFLEVARPTLHLKEYFNYQVTPLETVHACKAEGIIEDNFYRPSKRTTLLKYEELLNEEYVKTPLELVNTNINQQDIIDNTDIDIQQKRYILEAAIELLEYRRSKNKITKEKYLTLFHDISKARSTLGQGENLYIQTPPNPIDSHRAIRTSIGFGYREGESISFLGLRPSYHSLQDSNYGFLRGTQIEFMNFELSYSDKQIEVEDATILSIVSLAQRSDFFENLSWRTKFGWDKNSLDETANFIGTVGVGFSWGNEFAFIYAMTDPLFYLDGEFKSAIGASLGAVIDGESYMSTNMEITRRWYDTGDEQLLIGVYQSFRLSQNTQLMFSYDYKERLNFDLKRQEGTIKFNINYYF
- the eno gene encoding phosphopyruvate hydratase — its product is MFIDSVSAIEVMDSRGNPTVKATVTLSDGTVESAIVPSGASTGKREALELRDGGDRYMGKGVLKAVENVNSQISDVLIGLSPFNQAVIDAEMKQLDGTENYGNLGANAVLGVSMAVARAAAKSLGIPLYRYLGGANAMVLPTPMLNIINGGSHADNSVDFQEYMIVPMGFEDFTEGLRASAEVYHNLKAILKAKKHNTALGDEGGFAPDLGSNEEPIQIIMEAIEKAGYKAGEHMGIAMDVAASELVVDGGYRLESENRTVTSAELVEYYADLCSKYPIVSIEDGLSEDDWDGFKLMTEKLGDKIQIVGDDLFVTNVNILNEGIQKGIANSILIKPNQIGSVSETMLTVRLAQRNGYTCVMSHRSGESEDAFIADFAVALNCGQIKTGSTARGERTAKYNRLLEIENEIVYGEYLGSAIFN
- a CDS encoding AMIN domain-containing protein; this encodes MIKVLFISIFLLITLYARENPFFPSNGEKDIPFTSNENIDKDPLKRATITLPAQARILQKVTIEYKNLDGSLETKSIELDNSVDWHLPIFVSQDYGSSPTSEPIVMSKKESVKKSIEYKQIASTAYLKFYSSGKNLKIITSDSMIRNFLLVDPHRVVLDFKRDSSMKSYMKSNPKNIFNKIRIGNHDGYYRAVIELDGLYRYKLDKTSDGYMLKLI